A window of the Synechococcus sp. LTW-R genome harbors these coding sequences:
- the grxD gene encoding Grx4 family monothiol glutaredoxin — translation MDSALKQRLDQLVGNSPIFVFMKGSKLMPQCGFSNNVVQILNAMAVPFETFDVLSDMEIRQGIKEYSEWPTIPQVYVNGEFIGGSDILIEMYNSGELKEKLAIALAS, via the coding sequence ATGGATTCCGCCCTTAAGCAGCGCCTCGATCAGCTCGTCGGCAACAGCCCGATCTTCGTCTTCATGAAGGGCAGCAAGTTGATGCCCCAGTGCGGCTTCAGCAACAACGTGGTGCAGATCCTCAACGCCATGGCTGTCCCCTTCGAGACCTTTGACGTCCTCTCCGACATGGAGATCCGTCAGGGGATCAAGGAGTACTCCGAGTGGCCCACCATTCCCCAGGTGTATGTCAACGGGGAATTCATCGGCGGCTCCGACATCCTGATCGAGATGTACAACTCCGGCGAACTCAAGGAAAAGCTCGCAATCGCGCTTGCCAGCTGA
- a CDS encoding 1-acyl-sn-glycerol-3-phosphate acyltransferase, with translation MTASGTASVALTAREKSLCNGINPWLAPVAMVLTQDVALKGFFGGGLTVLGRENLPDDGPVLLAPTHRSRWDALMLPHAAGRRVTGRDCRFMVTSDEMTGLQGWFLHRLGCFPVNPRKPAAASLRFAVDLLEGGNQLVMFPEGKINQNDPAMRLMPGLARLTALAEGQGVAVQVVPVGIAYGHAKPRLGDQAALCFGPSLRLAGPEREQIKALTAELSEQLQVAEQRARQAVGRPLQRP, from the coding sequence ATGACGGCGTCAGGCACGGCATCGGTGGCCCTCACAGCGCGTGAGAAGAGTCTCTGCAATGGCATCAACCCCTGGTTGGCGCCCGTGGCGATGGTGCTCACCCAGGACGTCGCCCTGAAGGGCTTCTTTGGCGGCGGTCTGACGGTCTTGGGCCGGGAGAACCTGCCTGACGACGGTCCGGTCCTGCTTGCGCCGACCCACCGCTCCCGCTGGGATGCGCTGATGCTTCCCCATGCGGCCGGCCGCCGGGTCACCGGCCGGGACTGCCGCTTCATGGTCACCAGCGATGAGATGACCGGCCTGCAGGGTTGGTTCCTGCATCGCCTGGGCTGCTTCCCGGTGAACCCCCGCAAGCCCGCGGCCGCCTCGCTGCGCTTTGCCGTGGATCTGCTGGAGGGGGGCAATCAGCTGGTGATGTTCCCCGAGGGGAAGATCAACCAAAACGATCCCGCCATGCGCCTGATGCCCGGCCTGGCGCGCTTGACCGCCCTGGCGGAAGGCCAAGGGGTCGCGGTTCAGGTGGTGCCCGTGGGAATTGCCTATGGCCATGCCAAACCCCGCCTGGGTGATCAGGCCGCCCTCTGCTTTGGACCCTCGCTGCGGCTGGCTGGTCCCGAGCGTGAGCAGATCAAGGCCTTGACCGCCGAGCTCAGCGAACAGCTGCAGGTCGCCGAGCAGCGGGCACGGCAGGCGGTGGGGCGCCCTTTGCAACGCCCGTAG
- a CDS encoding response regulator transcription factor → MSSTPPSPESNLKRVLVVDPHPTLRTVLAQRLRQDGHLTAAVSTASEAVTLCEDLTPDLLVAAELLEETTALKLAGQLRCPVMVLTARSGSEPVVSLLDAGADDVLRKPFGLEELAARCRLLLRRSGTGLQERVCVGPLEVHVLLRQVTLRDQPVELSPREFALLCALLMPPGIIRSRSELLRMAWPPFSGGPRSVDTQVLTLRRKLEQAGLGEGGGIETVRQQGYRFSLDTIPADGLSPATLPGAPIAR, encoded by the coding sequence GTGTCCTCCACACCTCCCAGTCCTGAATCGAATCTGAAACGGGTTCTGGTGGTGGATCCTCACCCCACCTTGCGTACGGTTCTGGCTCAGCGTTTGCGCCAAGACGGTCACCTCACCGCCGCTGTCTCCACCGCTTCAGAAGCGGTCACCCTCTGTGAGGACCTCACCCCCGACCTGCTCGTCGCCGCTGAACTGCTCGAGGAAACCACAGCTCTGAAGTTGGCTGGTCAGCTGCGCTGTCCCGTCATGGTGCTCACGGCCCGCTCCGGTTCTGAGCCCGTCGTCTCCCTCTTGGATGCCGGCGCCGACGACGTCCTGCGCAAACCTTTTGGTCTCGAAGAACTCGCGGCCCGCTGCCGCCTGCTGCTGCGCCGAAGCGGAACCGGCCTGCAGGAACGGGTCTGCGTCGGTCCGCTCGAGGTGCACGTCCTGCTGCGTCAGGTCACCCTCCGGGATCAACCCGTCGAACTCAGCCCGCGGGAGTTCGCCCTGCTCTGCGCTCTGCTGATGCCCCCTGGCATCATTCGCAGCCGCAGCGAGCTGCTGCGCATGGCCTGGCCCCCCTTCAGCGGCGGCCCGCGCTCGGTGGACACCCAGGTGCTCACCCTCCGGCGCAAGTTGGAGCAGGCCGGCCTCGGCGAAGGCGGCGGCATCGAGACCGTGCGGCAGCAGGGTTACCGCTTCAGCCTCGACACCATCCCTGCCGATGGCCTCAGCCCAGCGACGCTGCCGGGAGCTCCCATCGCCCGCTGA
- a CDS encoding BolA family protein: MVHPDQVKAAIGVALPDACVEVEDLTGGGDHLQVKVVSSAFEGLSRIKQHQLVYGALRSELASEAIHALALQTSTPS, translated from the coding sequence ATGGTTCATCCCGACCAGGTGAAGGCCGCCATTGGCGTCGCCCTTCCCGATGCCTGCGTTGAGGTGGAAGATCTCACCGGCGGCGGTGATCACCTGCAGGTGAAGGTGGTCTCCTCCGCCTTTGAGGGTCTCAGCCGGATCAAGCAGCACCAGTTGGTCTACGGCGCGCTGCGCTCCGAGCTGGCCAGCGAAGCGATTCACGCCCTCGCCCTGCAGACCTCCACCCCCTCCTGA
- a CDS encoding exodeoxyribonuclease V subunit gamma, protein MLTVYRSNRAELLARVLATNLQLHPPGLLEEAQVVVNTWPTSRWLGEQLALANPAGIAANLRFPFPSSLLRQLVNSWLGEESTGPDPWRAQNLVWPLLELLPELLQSPTAQPLRQWLAVRSSGLETLDPALWQLARAIADAIDDYGLYRPALLEAWLSDKPQTLPEGLQWQPELLRRLVDRLGSLPFGVRARELIHRLQGGWRPELSSAQPLRLFGLSSLAPVQVELLQTLSAVRDVELYMLTPCRDLWQRSSPAALSDPLAADWLLSVPGLEARFGRLGAEFQQLLEGTGESQLGQWQEGDLFFAPATAARHDGREPSLLEQLQEQLVCGEPEAEQPLTREPRDRSLEFHACPGRLRQLQVVRDQILQLLAADPSLEPRDILVMTPQVEAFAPLVAAVFGDTEATGVRLPWRLTDRSQQSEAGIAQGLLALLQLGGERLTATALEGVLNCSPLLAAQQLDASESGELTALLQRAGFRWGLDGRDRGGDPSHSLRWAIDRLVLGLVLPDIPGLAPGETAPLALAGSLEQQGRWIALLRQLLSSLQWFAQPRRVPEWVQGLREQLPLLFGDGGSWDWELQTIHAALADWQAVAGESPLKLAAPVVADVLTERLSEGSGRFGHRSGALTISALEPMRAIPHRVVVLMGLDAGVFPRQRQRPGFHLMEQRRELGDPNSGDQDRYVLLEALLSARQHLLLSWSCRDERTGEPLEASTPVRQWLELLTQQLGSGAVPLREHAANALERSNFLEMAPWPAASCDQRLLQVRQQLEQGELSSQQGLAFSAPPAAAETTLDKSWSDLQQWLQAPQRLWLEELGLRPKEFDQPVLDLEALELGERERSALLRREWEVEDPEADAPNWRELERGRGVLPPLAAGVLEVAQLEQRWGSLRDCLELLGEPEQHALAWQHYETELSSRGGQLVLIHTAKPRTPQRLQLWLECLLAAAAGLNLRGAALVGRDRHRFRVLERYELPAPALAAELLEQLQGWRDAHRTDCWGLPPETGWAFASAESSKPGQGRGWAKAKDAWEGGFQQRAEREDPVQRVCFGSDLPLGDLLTPELQSLALSLHGPLLERRKEVKA, encoded by the coding sequence TTGCTCACGGTTTATCGCAGCAACCGCGCTGAGCTGCTGGCTCGCGTCCTGGCCACGAACCTGCAATTGCATCCGCCGGGACTACTCGAGGAGGCCCAGGTGGTGGTGAACACCTGGCCGACGAGCCGCTGGCTCGGGGAGCAACTGGCCCTGGCCAATCCGGCCGGCATCGCCGCGAACCTGCGCTTCCCCTTCCCGAGCAGCCTGCTGCGGCAGCTGGTGAACAGCTGGCTCGGCGAGGAGAGCACCGGTCCCGATCCCTGGCGGGCCCAAAACCTGGTTTGGCCCCTGCTGGAGCTGCTGCCGGAGCTCTTACAGAGTCCAACGGCGCAGCCCCTTCGCCAATGGCTCGCGGTTCGCTCCTCCGGTCTGGAGACCCTAGATCCAGCCCTCTGGCAACTGGCCCGGGCAATCGCCGATGCCATCGATGACTACGGGCTCTACCGGCCGGCCCTGCTGGAGGCCTGGCTCAGCGACAAGCCCCAGACCCTGCCGGAGGGGTTGCAGTGGCAGCCGGAACTGCTGCGGCGCCTGGTAGACCGTCTCGGGAGCCTGCCCTTTGGCGTGCGGGCGCGGGAGCTCATCCACAGGCTCCAGGGCGGCTGGAGGCCGGAACTCTCCAGCGCGCAACCGCTCCGTCTGTTTGGCCTGAGCAGCCTGGCTCCCGTTCAGGTCGAACTGCTGCAGACCCTCTCGGCGGTGCGGGACGTGGAGCTCTACATGCTCACCCCCTGCCGCGATCTCTGGCAGCGCAGCAGCCCGGCCGCCCTGAGCGATCCCCTGGCCGCTGACTGGCTGCTGAGCGTGCCCGGCCTCGAGGCTCGCTTTGGCCGGCTCGGGGCGGAATTTCAGCAGTTGCTCGAAGGCACCGGCGAGAGCCAACTGGGCCAGTGGCAGGAGGGGGATCTGTTTTTTGCCCCTGCGACGGCCGCCCGCCACGACGGCCGGGAGCCCTCCCTGCTGGAGCAACTGCAGGAGCAACTGGTCTGCGGCGAACCCGAGGCGGAGCAGCCCCTGACGCGGGAGCCGCGGGATCGCTCCCTGGAGTTCCACGCCTGCCCGGGGCGGCTGCGCCAACTGCAGGTGGTGCGTGATCAGATCCTCCAGCTGCTGGCGGCGGACCCCAGCCTGGAGCCGCGGGACATCCTCGTGATGACGCCCCAGGTGGAGGCCTTCGCGCCCCTGGTGGCGGCCGTCTTTGGCGACACGGAGGCCACCGGAGTGCGGCTGCCCTGGCGTCTGACGGACCGCAGCCAACAGAGCGAGGCGGGCATCGCCCAGGGCCTGTTGGCCCTGCTGCAACTCGGCGGAGAACGGCTCACGGCGACCGCCCTGGAGGGCGTGCTCAATTGCAGTCCCCTGCTGGCGGCCCAGCAGCTCGACGCCAGTGAGTCCGGCGAGCTCACGGCCCTCCTGCAACGGGCGGGCTTCCGCTGGGGGCTCGATGGACGCGACCGCGGCGGCGACCCCAGCCACAGCCTGCGTTGGGCGATCGATCGCCTCGTACTCGGGCTGGTGCTCCCCGACATCCCTGGCCTGGCCCCAGGCGAGACCGCTCCGCTGGCCCTGGCCGGCAGCCTCGAGCAGCAGGGCCGTTGGATCGCCCTGCTGCGGCAACTGCTCAGCAGCTTGCAGTGGTTCGCCCAACCCCGCCGCGTGCCGGAGTGGGTGCAGGGCCTGCGGGAGCAACTACCGCTGCTCTTTGGCGACGGCGGCAGCTGGGACTGGGAGCTGCAGACGATCCATGCCGCGCTGGCGGACTGGCAGGCGGTGGCCGGCGAGAGTCCCCTCAAGCTGGCGGCACCGGTGGTGGCGGATGTCCTGACAGAGCGGCTCAGCGAGGGCAGCGGCCGCTTTGGTCACCGCTCGGGAGCCCTGACCATCAGTGCCCTGGAGCCGATGCGAGCGATCCCCCACCGGGTGGTGGTGCTGATGGGACTGGACGCCGGGGTCTTCCCGCGCCAACGCCAGCGGCCGGGCTTCCACCTGATGGAGCAACGCCGCGAGCTGGGCGATCCCAACAGCGGCGATCAGGACCGCTATGTCCTGCTGGAGGCGCTGCTCTCGGCGCGGCAGCACCTGCTGCTCAGTTGGAGCTGCCGCGATGAACGCACCGGCGAGCCTCTCGAGGCCTCGACCCCGGTGCGCCAGTGGCTCGAGCTGCTGACGCAACAACTCGGCAGCGGAGCCGTTCCCCTGCGGGAGCACGCCGCGAATGCCCTCGAGCGCAGCAACTTTCTGGAGATGGCGCCCTGGCCCGCGGCGAGTTGCGACCAACGGCTCCTGCAGGTGCGCCAACAGCTCGAGCAAGGAGAGCTGAGCAGCCAGCAGGGGCTGGCCTTCAGCGCCCCACCCGCAGCCGCTGAGACCACACTGGACAAGAGCTGGAGCGATCTGCAGCAGTGGCTCCAGGCCCCGCAACGGCTCTGGCTGGAGGAGCTGGGGCTGCGTCCCAAGGAATTCGATCAGCCGGTGCTGGACCTCGAAGCCCTGGAGCTCGGGGAGCGGGAGCGCTCGGCCCTGCTGCGCCGCGAATGGGAGGTCGAGGACCCAGAAGCGGACGCCCCCAATTGGCGGGAACTCGAGCGGGGCCGAGGAGTACTGCCCCCCTTGGCCGCTGGTGTTCTGGAGGTGGCGCAACTGGAGCAGCGCTGGGGGAGCCTGCGCGACTGCCTGGAGTTACTCGGGGAGCCGGAGCAGCACGCGCTGGCCTGGCAGCACTACGAGACCGAGCTCAGCAGCCGAGGCGGCCAACTGGTGCTGATCCACACCGCGAAACCGCGCACGCCCCAACGGCTGCAGCTCTGGCTGGAGTGCCTGCTCGCCGCGGCCGCCGGCCTGAACCTGCGGGGGGCCGCCCTGGTGGGCCGCGATCGCCACCGCTTCCGGGTGTTGGAGCGCTACGAGCTCCCCGCACCCGCGCTCGCCGCAGAGCTGCTGGAGCAACTGCAGGGCTGGCGCGACGCCCACCGCACGGACTGCTGGGGCCTGCCACCGGAAACCGGCTGGGCCTTCGCGAGCGCGGAGAGCAGCAAACCGGGGCAGGGGCGCGGCTGGGCCAAGGCCAAGGACGCCTGGGAGGGGGGCTTTCAACAGCGGGCCGAGCGCGAGGACCCCGTGCAACGGGTCTGCTTCGGTTCAGACCTCCCCCTAGGGGACCTGCTCACCCCCGAGCTCCAGAGCCTGGCGTTGAGCCTGCACGGGCCCTTGTTGGAGCGCCGTAAGGAGGTCAAGGCATGA
- a CDS encoding pyridoxine 5'-phosphate synthase, which yields MASLGVNIDHIANVRQARRTVEPDPVSYALLAELGGADGITVHLREDRRHIQDRDVELLRQVVRSRLNLEMAATAEMEAIALRIKPDLVTLVPEKREEVTTEGGLDVAGQLSSIKGISGRLQDAGIGVSLFVDAEPAQLEACQASGARWVELHTGTYAEANWQQQAKELARITEGTFIARSLGLRVNAGHGLTYQNVEPIAAIEGMEELNIGHTIVARALAVGLEEAVRQMKALVQNPCREPLFGSTSS from the coding sequence ATGGCGAGCCTTGGCGTCAACATCGATCACATCGCCAATGTGCGCCAGGCCCGCCGCACGGTCGAACCCGACCCGGTGAGCTATGCCCTGCTGGCCGAACTGGGCGGCGCCGACGGCATCACGGTGCACCTGCGCGAAGACCGGCGCCACATCCAGGACCGGGATGTGGAGTTGCTGCGTCAGGTGGTCCGCAGCCGCCTGAACCTCGAGATGGCGGCGACCGCCGAGATGGAGGCAATCGCCCTGCGGATCAAGCCGGACTTGGTCACCCTGGTGCCTGAGAAGCGCGAGGAGGTCACCACCGAAGGCGGCCTGGATGTGGCCGGGCAACTCAGCAGCATCAAGGGAATCTCCGGCCGTCTGCAGGACGCCGGCATCGGCGTGAGCCTGTTCGTGGACGCCGAGCCCGCCCAGCTGGAGGCCTGCCAGGCCAGCGGTGCCCGCTGGGTGGAGCTGCACACCGGCACCTACGCCGAAGCCAACTGGCAGCAGCAAGCCAAGGAATTGGCGCGGATCACGGAGGGCACCTTCATCGCCCGCAGCCTGGGCCTGCGGGTCAACGCCGGCCATGGCCTCACCTATCAAAACGTTGAGCCGATCGCCGCCATCGAAGGGATGGAGGAGCTCAACATCGGCCACACCATCGTGGCTCGGGCCCTGGCGGTGGGCCTGGAGGAGGCCGTGCGGCAGATGAAGGCTTTGGTCCAGAATCCCTGCCGGGAACCCCTCTTCGGCAGCACCAGTTCATGA
- a CDS encoding MgPME-cyclase complex family protein: protein MTQYHFVAASEAFLTVEEPLDEVLRERVRNYGEQGKAIDFWLVKRPAFLQAPELKAIADQVPQPAAAVVSTDPKFIDFMKLRLEFVAKGSFEAPSSAIPDALASAA from the coding sequence ATGACCCAGTACCACTTCGTGGCCGCCAGTGAGGCCTTCCTCACCGTGGAAGAGCCCCTCGATGAGGTGCTGCGCGAGCGTGTCCGCAATTACGGCGAACAGGGCAAGGCGATCGACTTCTGGCTCGTGAAGCGCCCCGCATTCCTGCAAGCCCCCGAGCTCAAGGCGATCGCCGATCAGGTCCCCCAGCCGGCCGCCGCCGTGGTCTCCACCGATCCGAAGTTCATCGACTTCATGAAGCTCCGCCTGGAGTTCGTCGCCAAGGGCAGCTTCGAAGCTCCCTCCAGCGCGATCCCCGACGCCCTGGCCAGCGCCGCCTGA
- a CDS encoding DUF6761 family protein, with translation MTALQNPEAIRHFQSLCDACQALADRYHGPSELRLYADGYLHALRRTAVLDPIAQRRLEELVDRWIMDPSSFIGPNGDLSTLYETGRN, from the coding sequence ATGACCGCACTGCAGAACCCCGAAGCCATCCGCCATTTCCAGTCCCTCTGCGATGCCTGCCAGGCCCTGGCGGATCGCTATCACGGGCCTTCGGAACTCCGGCTGTATGCCGACGGCTACCTGCACGCCCTGCGCCGCACGGCGGTCCTCGACCCCATCGCCCAGCGCCGCCTCGAGGAACTGGTGGACCGCTGGATCATGGACCCTTCCAGCTTCATCGGCCCCAACGGCGACCTGAGCACCCTCTACGAGACCGGCCGGAACTAG
- a CDS encoding metallophosphoesterase: MTSVSRKARHWVIGDVHGCSGSLEQLLAQLPAGDRLIFCGDAINRGPDTPATMERIWGLVDSGRAIWLRGNHEQDLIDALRSAPGSSGGAGAETRRQLGPEGCALWLKRLEQLPLAYWGESWVATHAGFNPSTWQPDLRVRMGFWEQYDGRFGDVVIGHTPGPNVRRLPNIVMVDTGACYGGDLSAYCPESREVVSVPGLAHNLQSPSLSPV; this comes from the coding sequence ATGACGAGCGTCAGTCGCAAAGCCCGCCACTGGGTGATCGGTGATGTGCACGGCTGCTCGGGCTCCCTCGAGCAGCTCCTCGCCCAGCTGCCCGCAGGCGACCGTCTGATTTTTTGCGGCGACGCCATCAACCGCGGCCCCGACACCCCGGCCACGATGGAGCGGATCTGGGGCCTGGTGGACAGCGGCCGCGCGATCTGGCTGCGGGGCAACCATGAGCAGGATCTGATCGACGCCCTGCGCAGCGCCCCCGGCAGCAGCGGTGGCGCTGGCGCCGAGACCCGCCGCCAACTCGGTCCAGAAGGATGCGCCCTCTGGCTGAAGCGCCTCGAGCAGCTGCCCCTGGCCTACTGGGGGGAGAGCTGGGTCGCCACCCACGCCGGCTTCAACCCCAGCACCTGGCAGCCGGACCTGCGGGTGCGCATGGGCTTCTGGGAGCAGTACGACGGTCGCTTCGGTGATGTCGTGATCGGCCACACCCCCGGCCCCAACGTGCGCCGTCTTCCGAACATCGTCATGGTGGACACCGGCGCCTGCTACGGCGGTGACCTCAGCGCCTACTGCCCCGAAAGTCGCGAGGTGGTGTCAGTACCGGGTCTTGCCCATAACCTGCAGTCGCCAAGCCTGAGCCCCGTCTGA